In one window of Eleutherodactylus coqui strain aEleCoq1 chromosome 10, aEleCoq1.hap1, whole genome shotgun sequence DNA:
- the LOC136579755 gene encoding N-acetyllactosaminide alpha-1,3-galactosyltransferase-like isoform X2, with protein sequence MSTSGLRTCCSPKVPSTTSWGAPIVWEGTFDHEEENRFHQDHGTVVGLSVFAVGKYLETYLEDFLVSANRYFMPSLPCIVYILTDSPKDVPTMYVRPTMSITILQVPLRDRWQDISMMRMMDLQDIVLPLARGHVDYLFCMDVDQIFSSNYGPETLGDLVAQLHSSYYLLSRDKFPYETNSLSAAFIPPTMGIFYYHAAVFGGSLAHLSNLTSSCLNGILKDKKIGVEAIWHDESHLNRYLTLEYLPSKVLSPEYCWDNWLWLRYYKLRWAEKSYEKTRV encoded by the exons TTGCTCTCCTAAGGTGCCTTCTACAACATCTTGGGGAGCACCTATCGTGTGGGAAGGAACATTTGATCACGAGGAGGAAAATCGCTTTCATCAGGATCATGGAACTGTTGTTGGTCTCTCGGTATTTGCAGTTGGAAA GTATCTTGAGACTTACCTTGAGGACTTCCTGGTTTCTGCCAATCGCTACTTCATGCCCAGCCTGCCCTGCATAGTTTATATCCTTACTGACAGTCCAAAAGATGTGCCCACGATGTATGTGCGCCCTACTATGTCCATCACCATCCTACAGGTGCCTCTCCGGGATCGCTGGCAGGACATCTCTATGATGCGCATGATGGATCTGCAAGATATAGTGCTGCCTCTTGCTCGTGGTCATGTGGATTACCTTTTCTGCATGGATGTTGATCAG ATATTCTCTTCTAATTATGGACCGGAGACTCTCGGTGACCTTGTGGCTCAGCTACATTCTTCATATTACTTACTAAGCAGAGATAAGTTTCCATATGAGACAAACTCCTTATCTGCAGCCTTCATACCtcccacaatgggtatattttacTACCATGCAGCCGTGTTTGGCGGATCACTGGCTCACCTCAGTAACCTCACCTCTAGCTGTCTAAATGGTATCTTAAAGGACAAAAAAATTGGTGTGGAGGCCATCTGGCATGATGAAAGCCACCTGAACAGGTACCTAACTCTGGAATATTTACCATCAAAGGTGCTATCCCCTGAGTATTGCTGGGACAACTGGTTATGGCTGAGGTATTACAAACTGCGCTGGGCAGAAAAAAGCTATGAGAAAACACGAGTATGA